GTCCCTTCATGCTTTCGAGAGCATACCAGGTGGAATTAATGTTGGTAGCCTTAGAATCGTTGATAAAGGTAATTCCACGCACCTTAACCACAGGCTCAAGACGGTGCTCAACCCCCTGAAAATCGCTAAGCGACTTGCGAATTACATCGTTGCGAAGTTCTAATACAGTACCTGTAATGGCAGCAGCCATCGAGTTGTACACGTTATGTTTACCCTTTAGCGATAGTTCGTCTACTGGCATCTCGAACTCAAGACCCGCACACTTAACGGTAAGCGTTTCTCCATCCAAATATGCCCCTTCTTCCACTTCAAACTCCTGTGAGAAAGGAAGCAACTTCGCACGAAGCACTATCTTTTCGACATTCTCCATCGTTACCTCATCATCAGAACAGAAGATAAAGCAATCGTTTTCTTTCAGGTTTTGGGTGATACGGAACTTCGAATCAACGTAGTTCTGCATCTTATACTCGTAGCGATCGAGATGGTCTGGAGTGATATTCAGCAATACAGCGATATCAGCCTTGAAGTCGTACATGCCATCGAGTTGGAAACTGCTTAACTCCAAGACGTAGTAGTCGTAATTTTCGGACGCCACCTGATAGGCGAAGCTTTTGCCAATATTACCACCCAATCCTACATTTAGACCAGCCTTCTTAAGCATATGGTAGATGAGCGATGTCGTAGTAGTTTTACCGTTACTACCAGTAATGCAAATCATCTTTGCATTACTATAGCGGCCTGCAAACTCTATCTCCGAGATAATTTTTATTCCCCTTTCCCTGATTTTTTTCACCAACGGTGCTTTTTCGGGGATACCGGGACTTTTAATAATCTCTGCTGCATTAAGGATTAACTCCTCGGTATGCTGTTTCTCTTCAAAAGGGATATTGAATTTCGTTAGCGTCTCCTTGTACGTATCCTTTAGCGCACCTAAGTCGGAAAGGAATACGTCGAACCCTTTCTCCTTGGCAAGTACTGCAGCACCTACGCCGCTCTCACCACCACCTAATACTACAATTCTCCCATTTTCCATACTAGTTAATCTTAAATCCCCTACTACCTAATCTTAAGCGTTACAATAGTAATCACAGCCAGCATTATTGCTACAATAGTAAAACGCATCACAATTTTTGGTTCAGGATACCCCTTCTTCTGGTAGTGATGGTGCAAGGGCGACATTAGGAAGATGCGGCGACCCTCGCCGTATTTCTTTTTCGTGTACTTGAAGTACGAAACCTGAATCATCACCGAAAGACTCTCTACAAAGAAAATTCCGCAGAGGATTGGGATGAGCAGTTCCTTACGAATGATAATAGCAAACACGGCAATGATACCTCCAATGGCTAAACTGCCTGTATCACCCATGAATACCTGTGCGGGATAGGTATTATACCAAAGAAACCCTATAAGTGCACCAATAAATGCGGCAATAAAGATTACCATCTCACCAGTATTCGGGATGTACATGATGTGCAGATAATCGGCATAAATAACGTTCCCCGAAAGGTATGCCAGTACTCCCAACGTTGTACCTATAACCACCGAGACACTTGTCGCCAAGCCATCGAGACCATCGGTAAGATTTGATCCGTTCGATACAGCTGTAACAATAAGAATGGTTGCCAGCACAAAGACAATCCACCCCCACATCTGCCTATTTTCGGTTTTAAATGGGACCAACTTCGAGTAGTCAAACTCATTATTCTTTACAAACGGTATAGTTGTTTTGGTCGCCTTCTCGGCTGGAGAAAGGTAAACAACCTTTTCGTTCGCATTGCCCGCATTCCCAACCATGGTAACCTGTGCATTGATTGCATCACTTGGAACTTTTTCGCGTATCACCACATCGTCGTTTATCCAAAGGGTAATACCAACAATAAGCCCAATACCAACCTGACCCAGAATTTTAGACTTACCAGATAGTCCTTCCTTGTTCTTCTTGAATACCTTTATATAGTCATCGAGCATCCCAATACCGCCCAACCAAATAGTGGTAACAAGCATCAACTGTACATAAACGTTCTTTAGATCGCCTAAAAGCAAAACAGGAATAACAATAGATGTCAAAATGATGACACCTCCCATGGTAGGAGTACCACGCTTTTGCATTTGACCTTCCAAGCCAAGGTCGCGGATCTCCTCGCCAATTTGCTGGCGTTGAAGCATCCTTATTATCTTTTTACCAAAAATCAGCCCAATGGTAAGCGAAAGAATAATTGCCAACGATGCACGAAACGAGATATAGTGAAACATCCTCGCACCGGGGAAATTTAGTTCTTCCAAATAGTTAAACAGATAGTAGAGCATATCGTTTTATTTATTGCAGTGATTCAAAAACTTCTCTAAGCACTTCCTTATCATCAAAATGGTGCTTAACACCTTTTATTTCTTGGTAATCTTCGTGACCTTTACCTGCCACAAGAATAATATCGTTTGGCTTGGCAAGCAAGCTGGCAGTCTTAATGCCCTCCTTACGATCTACAATGGTTAACACCTTGCCCATTTGATCGGGCTTAATGCCTTGGCGCATATCATTAAGTATATCGTTTGGATCTTCGTTGCGTGGATTATCAGAAGTAAGGACCACAAAGTCGGCATTGTTTACCGCAACTGATGCCATGATTGGACGCTTAGTTTTATCACGATTACCGCCGGCTCCAATCACCACGAAAAGACGCTGATCTTCCTTGCGCATCTTATTGATAGTAGCGATAACGTTATCTAGCGCATCAGGCGTGTGAGCGTAATCTACAATTGCTGTAACACCAGTTTTCGACTTAACATACTCGAAACGACCACTTACAGGTCCAAGAAGGCTAAGGATTCGAAGAACCTCATCCTTATCGGCACCAAGAAGAATTGATGTGGCATATACAGCCGTAAGATTGTAACCATTAAACTCACCAAGAAAACGAGTCCAAACATCGTTACCATTGATGTTGAGCTGCATTCCATCAAAATGGCTTTCAATAATCTTGCTTTTATAATCGGCAGGACTCTTTAGCCCGTATGTTTTAATGTTTGCATTACAGTTTTGCACCATCACCATACCGTTTTTATCGTCTACGTTGGTAAGGGCAAACGATGCCTTAGGCAAATTATCAAAGAATGCCTTCTTTGCTTTGATGTAAGCATCAAACGTTTTGTGATAGTCGAGGTGATCGTGGGTAATGTTCGAAAAGATACCACCCTCGAAATGTAGCCCCTCTATGCGATGTTGCGAAATAGAATGCGAACTGACCTCCATAAAGCAGTACTCGCAGCCTGCATCTACCATTTGGTTAAGAAGTCCATTCAACTCTACAGCATCGGGGGTTGTATGAGTTGCATCAACCCTTTTGTCATCAATATAATTTACTACAGTAGAAAGAAGTCCCACCTTATAGCCCAACTCGCGGAACATTCTGTAAAGGAGCGTTACCGTGGTTGTTTTACCATTGGTTCCGGTTATACCTACCAACTTTAAATTCTTTGATGGATTGCCGTAAAAGTTGGCAGCGATACGACCGCATGCAACCAGCGAATCGGCAACAAGCACAAATGTTACGCCTTCGGGCTGTACCTCTGGCTGCTTTTCGCAGACAATAATTTTTGCCCCCTTTGCAATTGCATCAGGGATATACTTGTGTCCATCAACTTGCGTTCCGCTAATAGCAATGAAGAGCTGCCCTGAAACAACATTTCGAGAATCGAATCCAACACATGGAACATCAAGAGCCTTGCTCCCGATAACCTGAACTATCTCTACACCACTAAGAATGTGCTCTAAATTATGCATAGCATCCTACATTGACATTTCTAAATAAACTTTCTGACCTCGGGATATCTTCTCGCCAGCAGCAATCGACTGCTTCTTAACATGTCCCTTCCCCTTAAATGCAACCTTAAGCCCTGCATTCTCGAGTAGAAATAAGGCATCCTTAATGCCCATGTTGGCAACATCTGGCATTATATTTTTTGCAATATTTCGCTTCGATAGTAAGAGTTCGGCACTTGAACTGTCTATGGCAACATATCCATTATTCTGCTCCTGCTTTAATCGGTAGGGTATTTTAAGACCGTCGAGAACAGTAGTTAGGCTCTTTATATCGCCCGATTTTGAATGGGGCAAATCTACAAATTTGCCATTAGGTTCTAAAGGTTTATGCCAAGTTAAACTGGTGGAATACACCCTATCGGCAATCTCTTTGAACACAGGACCAGCAACTAGAGCTGCATAGTAGGCACCCTTTGAAGGGGAGTTAATCACCACAATACAGCTATACTTTGGGTTGTTTGCTGGAAAGTATCCTACAAACGAAGCTTGGTAAACCCTCCGTCCCTCGGAGCCATACCCGCGCGAACCTTGAGCAATTTGGGCGGTACCCGTTTTGCCTGCTATCTTAAAGTTTGGATTACGAAGGTTAGTCGCAGTTCCCGAATCGACAACTCCTTGCAACACCCTACGCACCTTATCGAGCGTATTCTTCGATGCTATAGATGGCACAACAACTTCAGGAGGGAACGATCTCACCACATTACCATGCAATCTTAACTCCTTTACCAGCTTAGGACGTACCATCTTTCCGTTATTGGCAATTGCATTATAAAAAGTAAGCATCTGTAACGGAGTTAGCTTCACCTCGTAGCCCATGGACATCATTGAAAGCGACACACCAGACCAGTATCTGTCTGTAGGGTATTTTATGCTTGGCTTCACTTCACCCTTTATATCGAAGCCAACCTTTTCGTCTAGTTTCATGCTGTATAGACGATCGATAAAGGCAGCCTCACGTCCCTTATAACTCTTGTTTATAAGTTTAACCACGCCAACGTTTGATGATACCTCAAATACTCGCTGAGCAGTAATTACGCCATGACCTCCTTCGTGCTTTGAATCCTTTATCGACTTATTATGGATAAAAATCTCACCTTCCTCCGTATCCACCTTCTCGTCGAGCGAAATAAGCCCATCCTCGAGCATACAAACCAGCGAAGGTATTTTAAAGGTAGATCCTGGTTCTACAGATTCGCCCACAGCGTAGTTATAGTTCTCGGAGTAGCTGCCATCAGGATTACGCTTTAGGTTTGCAATTGCGCGAATTTCACCAGTAGCCACCTCCATCAAAACGGCAGTACCATGGTCGGCTGCATTCTCCTCCAACGAGCGGTAGAGCGCACTCTGTGCCACATCTTGCAGGTTAATATCAAGGGTAGAAACAACATCGAGGCCATCCTTAGGTTCAACCTCAACTTCACCGCTTAGCGGAATCCATGTGCTACCGGCTACACGCTGAGCCATGGCAACTCCTTCGGTACCCTTCAAATCTTTATCGAAAGAATATTCGACACCAACACCATAACCTTCGGCATTGATTGCGCCAATGGTACGGGCAGCAAGTACACCATTAGGCTTAAGGCGCCTACCAACCTCTATCAGTATTAAACCGCTTTTATTCTTTCCAAGACTGAAAAGAGGAAACGCCTTAATCTGCTTCATCTCAAGGTAGTTTACTCTTCGAGGTACAACCGCATAGTACCGTTTACCCTCTCTTCGAGCCTTTTCCAACTCATTTCTATAGGCAACCGCCGATTTATCCTTGAAAAGATTAGACAGGCATCGAGATAGCGAGTCTACCTTCGAATTAAAGACAGAATCGACCAGCCCCTTTGCGTTAAGGTCCATGCGCACTTCGTAGTAGGGTATTGAGGTAGCAAGAATCCTACCATCGACAGCAAGGATATCGCCCCGGCTTGATTCGATGCTGATTCGCTTATAGGTAACCTCGTTTGCCTCTTCCCTCCACTTGGATCCTTGGAAAAACTGAAGCTTAATGGCTTGTCCAAGAATTATCAACCCAAGCAGTAGGAGCCCAAGGTAAACAATACCTATCCTCCACATTATGTCTTTCTTAACCGACATCCTATACCTACTTACTTATTTTCTATAATTTTTGGCGGAGTGGTCGACTCTTCAAGTTCCATTCCACGTTCTTTAACAAGGTTTACCACCTCCGACTGACGGCTTATGCGCATCAGCTCGGCAGCGGTGGTTATCGACTCAGAACGGAGATTCTTCATCTCCTCCTTGAGTTGCTGCTCCTCTATGGCAATCTTTTCGTTTTTATACCTATTAGTAATATATAGGATTGCCAAAACAACGAGCAGTATTATATAAGGTACGTGCTTTACAAGATAGCCGCGCACGAGCACGTTCCCCGACATCACATCCTTAACCGGGTTCATCCGCTTTGATGCCCCCTTTTTAGGCTGCTTGATATCGGTAAACTCGGGAGCCTCCTCCTTTTTGCCGTCAACCTTATCTAAAATATCTTCCATACTATCTCTTTTCTGCAATCCGCAGCTTTGCGCTACGCGAACGGTTGTTCTCCTCCAGCTCCTTTGCGCTTGGCGCAATAGCCTTCCTGCTTACTAGCGTAAATGGTGCAATAGCATTTCCGTAGAAATCCTTTTCCACTTTACCTTCAAAGTTCCCGCTCTTCATAAAGTTCTTAACCAATCGATCCTCCAAAGAGTGGTAGGTTATCACGCTAAGGCGTCCACCAGGCTTAAGCACCTTAAGGGACTGCTCCAGCATCTGCTTTAGCGCCTCCATCTCGCGGTTTACCTCAATACGAAGCGCCTGAAACACCTTTGCCAAGAACTTATGCTGCGCGTTTGCAGGAATATGCGGTTGAAGCGCCTCCACCAACTCCTGCACCGTTTCTATAGGTTTCTCCTCCCTCTTTTTGATGATAGCTCTAACTAGCACCTTTGGATTATCCACCTCTCCGTAAATGCGAAGTATCTCCATCATCTTCGAAGGGTCGTAGGTGTTTACCACGTGAGCAGCATCAACCTTCGATAGCGTATTCATGCGCATATCGAGCGGACCCTCGAAGCGAAACGAGAAACCGCGCTGCTCGTCATCGAAGTGGTGCGACGATACGCCAAGGTCGGCAAGAATACCGTCGACCTGCTCGTAGCCATTAAAACGAAGGAAGCTGCGCAGGTAGCGGAAGTTGCCATGCACGAATATCAGCTTATCGTTTGCAGGGATGTTTGCCTGCGCCTCCAAATCCTGATCGAAGGCTATTAGTTTGCCACCCTCGAGCTGCTCCAGAATATAGCGCGAATGGCCACCTCCCCCAAAGGTTACGTCAACGTACACCCCGTTGGGGTTAATATTTAGCCCTTCTACACTCTCCTGAAGCATTACAGGCACATGGTATTCGCTCATAGCTCATCGATTTCGCCCCCAAGAAACTTTTCGGCACTAGCCGCAAGCATCTCCTGAGACATATTGGTGGTTTGATACTTGTCCTTATCCCAGATCTCTATCTTATCGCCAATGCCAATAAACACCAGTTCCTTCACCAGCCCTGCCATTTCGACAAGCCTTTTGGGAATTAGCATTCGCCCGTTGGAATCGAGTTCTACCTCGGCAGCCGACTTGTAAAACTCCCTCAAGAACTGGTTTTGCTCCTTGACGTAAGGATTAATCTTTTTACGAATAAGCGCCAGCTGACGCTCCCACTCCTCCATAGGGTACAGCACAAGGCAATCCTCGAAGATATCCTTCTTCAGGATAACGCGGTCGAGCGAGCCTTTCCACTGCTTGCGAAATGCAGCAGGAAAGAGCACGCGCCCCTTGTCGTCAAGCTTGCAGCTGTAATCTCCTACAAAAGAGTTCATTGATTTGCGATTATTTCACTGGTAAAATTACTACATTTTCATGCAACAGCATCCACTTTTTCC
This window of the uncultured Acetobacteroides sp. genome carries:
- the murD gene encoding UDP-N-acetylmuramoyl-L-alanine--D-glutamate ligase, whose product is MENGRIVVLGGGESGVGAAVLAKEKGFDVFLSDLGALKDTYKETLTKFNIPFEEKQHTEELILNAAEIIKSPGIPEKAPLVKKIRERGIKIISEIEFAGRYSNAKMICITGSNGKTTTTSLIYHMLKKAGLNVGLGGNIGKSFAYQVASENYDYYVLELSSFQLDGMYDFKADIAVLLNITPDHLDRYEYKMQNYVDSKFRITQNLKENDCFIFCSDDEVTMENVEKIVLRAKLLPFSQEFEVEEGAYLDGETLTVKCAGLEFEMPVDELSLKGKHNVYNSMAAAITGTVLELRNDVIRKSLSDFQGVEHRLEPVVKVRGITFINDSKATNINSTWYALESMKGRQNVIWIVGGVDKGNDYSTLASLVNEKVKAIVCLGVDNAKIHEAFKDMIPIIIDTQSAEDAVMESYKLGVEGDVVLLSPACASFDLFENYEDRGRKFKNAVRNL
- the mraY gene encoding phospho-N-acetylmuramoyl-pentapeptide-transferase, which encodes MLYYLFNYLEELNFPGARMFHYISFRASLAIILSLTIGLIFGKKIIRMLQRQQIGEEIRDLGLEGQMQKRGTPTMGGVIILTSIVIPVLLLGDLKNVYVQLMLVTTIWLGGIGMLDDYIKVFKKNKEGLSGKSKILGQVGIGLIVGITLWINDDVVIREKVPSDAINAQVTMVGNAGNANEKVVYLSPAEKATKTTIPFVKNNEFDYSKLVPFKTENRQMWGWIVFVLATILIVTAVSNGSNLTDGLDGLATSVSVVIGTTLGVLAYLSGNVIYADYLHIMYIPNTGEMVIFIAAFIGALIGFLWYNTYPAQVFMGDTGSLAIGGIIAVFAIIIRKELLIPILCGIFFVESLSVMIQVSYFKYTKKKYGEGRRIFLMSPLHHHYQKKGYPEPKIVMRFTIVAIMLAVITIVTLKIR
- a CDS encoding UDP-N-acetylmuramoyl-L-alanyl-D-glutamate--2,6-diaminopimelate ligase, which translates into the protein MHNLEHILSGVEIVQVIGSKALDVPCVGFDSRNVVSGQLFIAISGTQVDGHKYIPDAIAKGAKIIVCEKQPEVQPEGVTFVLVADSLVACGRIAANFYGNPSKNLKLVGITGTNGKTTTVTLLYRMFRELGYKVGLLSTVVNYIDDKRVDATHTTPDAVELNGLLNQMVDAGCEYCFMEVSSHSISQHRIEGLHFEGGIFSNITHDHLDYHKTFDAYIKAKKAFFDNLPKASFALTNVDDKNGMVMVQNCNANIKTYGLKSPADYKSKIIESHFDGMQLNINGNDVWTRFLGEFNGYNLTAVYATSILLGADKDEVLRILSLLGPVSGRFEYVKSKTGVTAIVDYAHTPDALDNVIATINKMRKEDQRLFVVIGAGGNRDKTKRPIMASVAVNNADFVVLTSDNPRNEDPNDILNDMRQGIKPDQMGKVLTIVDRKEGIKTASLLAKPNDIILVAGKGHEDYQEIKGVKHHFDDKEVLREVFESLQ
- a CDS encoding penicillin-binding protein, producing the protein MSVKKDIMWRIGIVYLGLLLLGLIILGQAIKLQFFQGSKWREEANEVTYKRISIESSRGDILAVDGRILATSIPYYEVRMDLNAKGLVDSVFNSKVDSLSRCLSNLFKDKSAVAYRNELEKARREGKRYYAVVPRRVNYLEMKQIKAFPLFSLGKNKSGLILIEVGRRLKPNGVLAARTIGAINAEGYGVGVEYSFDKDLKGTEGVAMAQRVAGSTWIPLSGEVEVEPKDGLDVVSTLDINLQDVAQSALYRSLEENAADHGTAVLMEVATGEIRAIANLKRNPDGSYSENYNYAVGESVEPGSTFKIPSLVCMLEDGLISLDEKVDTEEGEIFIHNKSIKDSKHEGGHGVITAQRVFEVSSNVGVVKLINKSYKGREAAFIDRLYSMKLDEKVGFDIKGEVKPSIKYPTDRYWSGVSLSMMSMGYEVKLTPLQMLTFYNAIANNGKMVRPKLVKELRLHGNVVRSFPPEVVVPSIASKNTLDKVRRVLQGVVDSGTATNLRNPNFKIAGKTGTAQIAQGSRGYGSEGRRVYQASFVGYFPANNPKYSCIVVINSPSKGAYYAALVAGPVFKEIADRVYSTSLTWHKPLEPNGKFVDLPHSKSGDIKSLTTVLDGLKIPYRLKQEQNNGYVAIDSSSAELLLSKRNIAKNIMPDVANMGIKDALFLLENAGLKVAFKGKGHVKKQSIAAGEKISRGQKVYLEMSM
- a CDS encoding FtsL-like putative cell division protein, with translation MEDILDKVDGKKEEAPEFTDIKQPKKGASKRMNPVKDVMSGNVLVRGYLVKHVPYIILLVVLAILYITNRYKNEKIAIEEQQLKEEMKNLRSESITTAAELMRISRQSEVVNLVKERGMELEESTTPPKIIENK
- the rsmH gene encoding 16S rRNA (cytosine(1402)-N(4))-methyltransferase RsmH yields the protein MSEYHVPVMLQESVEGLNINPNGVYVDVTFGGGGHSRYILEQLEGGKLIAFDQDLEAQANIPANDKLIFVHGNFRYLRSFLRFNGYEQVDGILADLGVSSHHFDDEQRGFSFRFEGPLDMRMNTLSKVDAAHVVNTYDPSKMMEILRIYGEVDNPKVLVRAIIKKREEKPIETVQELVEALQPHIPANAQHKFLAKVFQALRIEVNREMEALKQMLEQSLKVLKPGGRLSVITYHSLEDRLVKNFMKSGNFEGKVEKDFYGNAIAPFTLVSRKAIAPSAKELEENNRSRSAKLRIAEKR
- the mraZ gene encoding division/cell wall cluster transcriptional repressor MraZ; the encoded protein is MNSFVGDYSCKLDDKGRVLFPAAFRKQWKGSLDRVILKKDIFEDCLVLYPMEEWERQLALIRKKINPYVKEQNQFLREFYKSAAEVELDSNGRMLIPKRLVEMAGLVKELVFIGIGDKIEIWDKDKYQTTNMSQEMLAASAEKFLGGEIDEL